The Sabethes cyaneus chromosome 3, idSabCyanKW18_F2, whole genome shotgun sequence DNA window atcttcaacaaatctagtcaattcgcctgctttgccgatgacatggatattatcggcagaacatctgtggcggtggctgaacagtacaccagactaaagcgcgaagcagaaaagattgggttaaagataaatgcgtctaaaacaaagtacatagtAGCCACCGGAACCGAGGCCAACCGCCGCTTAGGCAGTAGCATAATGATCGGCGGCAATGAGTTTGAAGTAGTCGATGCATTTATCTACCTTGGCTTACTGATAAtagcggacaatgataccatctgtgagattcggaggcgtattatcagcggaagtcgtgcttactttTGGCTTCGCAAGCAATtgtggtcgagcagactaagcctccgtacaaagtgcatcctgtacaagacgcttattagaccggttgttctctacgggcatgaaacatggacaatgctcgaggaggacctgcgagtgctctgagttttcgaaagacgagtgctgaGAAtaatcttcggcggcgtacaggagaacgaagtATGGAGGCGAAGTATGAACCACGACCTCGTACAGCTCTATGGCGGACCCAGTATCCAgcaggtggctaaagctgggcggatacgataggcaggtCATGCTAcaagaatgccagacaactacCCGGCAAAGCTGGTGTTTGCCAAAAATCCGGTAGGGACAAGACGACCGGGAACgaagcgagcaagatggttagaccaggtggagcgagacctGGCGAGAGTACTCGGTTGCCGAAGAATTGAAAAGCGGtaacccacaaccgagttaattggagaaactttgttcaacaggctttatcataggatggcaagccacctaagtaagagGGTTGTGGCAAGGGTTGAATATGTGATCCGGCGAgaggacatcgaaacgagagaaacaaTATTCGGCAAAAGTAGTCAACTcttagccgtatttgaacgaagaCGTTGTGAACTATTTTTGCCGGAGTTCAAACGCAAAGAGGGGAGTGAGGGAGTTGTATAAACTACGAGCTGCAGGTGTTACTTAGAAAAATTCCCATTGCTCACCTGGCGAAAGGCGGAaggctacggtgagccggccacgtcgcaaaaatgccggacaactgtgccgtcaaatctgttctcttcaagaatcccaccagTATTAGGAATAGAGGgatccaacgtgctagatggctctaccagattaaatttgacttgcgtgtgtcgattTGGGGATGAGTAGCCCAGAACCAAGTACAATAGAACGAAATTCTTGATGCAGcaagaaccaccccggctctaagttgttagaagtaagtaagtaagtcagtGTATAAAGTAAGGCTGTTATTATTTTGCAAAGGGACATTGTGAAAGGAAAGGAAGTGCAATGGGACATTGTGAAAGGAACAATACTTTAATATTTATCCATTTTCCGCGAAAAAACTATATTCAAAAAGTAGTAAACATGCAGGTAATAGCTTATCTTTTATCAAAATGCATAACATAACATGTGATGTGTATGGCTTGAAAAACACGTGTGATGCTCTCCGATCGTCGGTGTTAGGTACATGTTTTTCACTATTCGATATGTGATCAGTAGGTTTGGCAAATCTGTCAAATTTTGTATTTATTACCGCACAGGTCCCACGCACGCAGTCTCATGATCCACTCTATGCCACTACATCACTGTAATTGGTGATCATGTAATCGTGGTAGTACATCATAATGGCAAGCGGTTGACCGAGAATTATAGATGTCCACACCACAATGTTACCCCACCGCTGCCCGTAGTTAACTTCCATGAACTTCGATACGGAAGAGAGCGGTAGCTGCGCCATCATGCCCATAAAGGCCCAAATCTTAAATGTTTTCAAAGGCACGCTGACGAGGTACTCGTGGAAGAAGGCACTGATGAAGAATACAATCACCGATGCGGAAATCTTGGAGTAACCTAGGTCTACCACCGGAATGTACAGATGTCGGACGCACCACCTGGAATGGCAGAGTGAGGCATTattatcaaatcaaatcaaatttgtgCCATGACTTAAAACCTACTTGTGAACAGGCATGTTCCAAGTTCTCCAAAAGGTGTCAATGTTGTTGGCATTCCACCAGTCACTGTAGAAGTTTCGATCGGAAAAGTGCAGTAATTCACCCATTAAATTCAAAAACGAGTGAAATGTCAAATAGAAGAAGCAGAGCCACATAAGATGATTTGGAATCTATGAAATAGAACGAAAcgattaaataaaattttaagtgtATCACCTTTAAACCATTACCGCCAATTTTAGCAACCGCTCTGCGGTTTTGGTCAAGTCCATATTCGAGAACGGAACCAAAGAGTTCCGCACCGAAGGGATCATCCACTGCTGGAACAGACCCATAACGATATGCACTCCGATGACAACCTCCAGGATACGTTTGATAAGGAAGCGCTTACGAATTCGGGAAGTACGGGGAAAGTTTAGCTCATAGCACAGAGTCGGAGCTAGCAGGAAGTAGAAGAAATCCTTCAAATGCAAGTTGTCCGGATAGTGTATCAACTGTGGCATTTTgtctttgtttttcttcgggATTGTTCCGTTTCCGGTACTGTTGCGTTCTTGCTCATGTTCACGTTCGTTCTCTAACCGACGCACGAGAGAACGGTTCCGCCAATAAGATGGAAATAATTAAATTCAATTAGTACGCCTTTCCGTAAACGTAGTTCTATACTTACGAAGCTGTGCAATTGATATACTTTGCCGGCGACCGGATCGGCTACCTCGGTGCTTGTACTGCGTTCGACACCACAAATTAACTTGAACGTAGCTCCACATTTTTAGGAAGAGGATACAATAGGTGAAACAAACTGTCATGGCACCAACTGAAATTGAATCGAAATTTTAATACCAAGTTTAAAAAAACTTATTGCTGTGATTATTTTTCTATTGCACATTTAACCCCGTTTAACTTCGGCAATGTGAGAGAATTGCAAAGTCAATATTCTTGTTGTGCCTTGCTGTAAAAAAAAGCACGACGTCACCAAACTGCATCTAATCTTCGAGCTTACCTAGGCTGAAAGTTTGCCCCTTGACGTGTATCACAACCATCGGTATCAGCACAAGCACCACGATGTTTACAACGTGCACTATCATGCCGGCGCTTTCCATCAGAATATCGGCTGCAAGGCCTTTTTCCACGATCAGACAGATCATTATAGGAACTATTGAATCTGCAACGAGAAATGGTGGCGTTTATTGTTGGTACTGGATGGTTCCAATAACTTTTCGATTCACTTACAGACAATCAGCAACAGCGACGGATAACCTTCGCCTTCGTTTCTACCCGTTAGGACCACGAACCACTGAACCGGGTCGACCCGGATACCGTATCTAACGCAATCAAAAATAGCGGTTAACACTTCAGGGTACTCGGGAGGAAATAAAGTTATAACATACTTGATAAAATTTTCTAACACCAAACGAAAACCTCCCATCGTGAGCAGCAGAAAACCCCAATTGACCAGACCGGTGAAATTGTTGAATCCGGAGCTCCAGGAGAATAGCGAGTCCCGCGGCCGGTGACATCTGTAAATGGGAAGAAAACGAAATTTGGATAACGCAAATGATAATGTGTTTAGTTCCTGGAAGGAAAAATCATTACAATGGAACTTGTTGGCTTAATAATTTGGTAATGCGCAGAAAGAGGTGGGAACGATTGTTCGTGGGTCCGGGCAGAAAAGGGTGATGACATTCTGTGTTGTGCCATGGTCGAAggtcaaacataaaaaactaTGGAACATGTTTGGTCTTACATTATATGCATGGTTAATTCTTCAGCGGGGGACATCGTAAATACCAAACCaagtagtaattttgtaaaCTCAACTTCGTAGTTTTGTGTTGACAAAATAAAGATAGTCTTGACAATAGGAGAAGGAAATTGAAGAAGAATGTAATATAATTAAAGCTTTGAATAGTATCCTTAGGGTAGGATAAAGTGGAAAAAGAAGTCGGACTTGATTACCGGTAGGATCGATCATCAGAAGACCCGATTATCCGAAGTTCGAATATGCGAGAGTTTAGACTCGGTATCTTTTATTAAAGCCTCCCAGTTGCCCTTGAGGCATGATGCTGGTcaaacaaaccagtcgtcgtatgttcgaatctcggcttcgAGATACCATACTGgttcttagcctcttatccagcaactcctatttctacctcctcgtggtaccagctgggatacgagcaaccttagcggagatagggtaaccaaccgcggtggaaactaaggtcgtatgctgacagggaaggaggaaTCATCGTCGTCGACAGTACTGTTA harbors:
- the LOC128741799 gene encoding diacylglycerol O-acyltransferase 1; protein product: MSNETEENKVRYRRTQSVTRAEEITKKETKQRRSQPDKPCHRPRDSLFSWSSGFNNFTGLVNWGFLLLTMGGFRLVLENFIKYGIRVDPVQWFVVLTGRNEGEGYPSLLLIVYSIVPIMICLIVEKGLAADILMESAGMIVHVVNIVVLVLIPMVVIHVKGQTFSLVGAMTVCFTYCILFLKMWSYVQVNLWCRTQYKHRGSRSGRRQSISIAQLQNEREHEQERNSTGNGTIPKKNKDKMPQLIHYPDNLHLKDFFYFLLAPTLCYELNFPRTSRIRKRFLIKRILEVVIGVHIVMGLFQQWMIPSVRNSLVPFSNMDLTKTAERLLKLAIPNHLMWLCFFYLTFHSFLNLMGELLHFSDRNFYSDWWNANNIDTFWRTWNMPVHKWCVRHLYIPVVDLGYSKISASVIVFFISAFFHEYLVSVPLKTFKIWAFMGMMAQLPLSSVSKFMEVNYGQRWGNIVVWTSIILGQPLAIMMYYHDYMITNYSDVVA